GTACGGCCCTTTCGTGATGAACACCCAGGAGCAGGTGAAGCAGGCCGTGCATGATTTTCAGAACGGAAAATTCGAATAGCCCTGTAGTCGCAGGCCTACCGAAAATCGGCGCCGCGCGCAGGTCACGCACGCGGCCGAGGCGCATAGATTGGCTGCCATGCCCTCCAGCAAGCCCGGCCCGACCCCCACCCCCAGAGCTCCCCAGGTCCGCAAGGGGCAGGCGCCCGACACCTTGCAGCGCGATGCGTTCCACGAGCGCTTCATGCAGCCTTTCCGAGACCCGGCCTTCGAGGCCGAGAAGGAGGCGCTGCAGCGCGTCGAACTCATTGCATGGGAGGCCTACCAGGAGGGCCGCAAGGCGCCCATCACACGCAAGGCCGGCCCTGGCTATGCGGACCCTGAGTACGACCTGTCCATCGACTGGCTCGAAGCCAAGGCGCGCATCGATGCGGCGCAGGCCGCTTGGGGCCAGCCACAGACGCGGTCGCGCGTGCTGCTGGTCAACGGCTCGCCGCGCAACGATGGCACCTGCCCCGGAGAAATATCGAAGACATGGCGGCTGCTGCAGCTTGCGCGCGAGGTGCTCGCAGGCTGCGGCATCGAAACCGACGTGCTCGACCTGAGCCTGCTCACTTCGGAGTACGGCCGGCACATCCACCCCTGCAAGGGCTGCGTGTCCACCGCGATGCCGCTGTGCCACTGGCCCTGCAGCTGCTATCCCAACCATTCGATGCGCCAGACCGGCGACTGGATGAACGAGATCTACGAGCGCTGGGTGGCCGCGCACGGCGTGATCCTGTTCACGCCCACGCACTGGTACCAGGCGGCCAGCCCGCTCAAGCTCATGATCGATCGGCTGGTGTGCGCCGACGGCGGCAACCCCGATCCCACCAGCACCCACGGCAAGAAGCCCGAAGAGGCCAAGGCGCTCGAACTCGAGGGCTGGGGCTACCCCAAGCATCTCGGCGGCCGCGTCTATGGCGTGGTGGTGCACGGCGATGTGGCCGGCGCCGAGAGCGTGCGCCGCAACCTGTCGGACTGGCTCGACTGGATGGGCCTGGTCGATGCGGGCCCGCAAGCCCGCTTCGACCGCTACATCGGCTACTACGAACCCTATGCCACCAGCCACGACGCCCTCGACGCCGATGCGGACGTGCAGGAAGAAGTGCGCAACGTGGCGCGCGCCGTGGCGCTGGCCGTGGGCGAGATGCGCACCGGCAAGCTGCAGTCGCCCGATCGTGGATTGAAGCAGCCCAGGCCCAAATAAATCACGCTTCGACAGGGCCGAGCCTGCGCGGTTCATGATTCTTTACGCACGCTCACTTTCGGCTCACCTGGGAGATACACAGGTCTTCCACACTTCGCTTCACCTGCTGCCCCTTGGCGGCGGGCTTCTTCGAAAGGAAGCACTTCTCATGATCTCT
The Variovorax paradoxus genome window above contains:
- a CDS encoding flavodoxin family protein encodes the protein MPSSKPGPTPTPRAPQVRKGQAPDTLQRDAFHERFMQPFRDPAFEAEKEALQRVELIAWEAYQEGRKAPITRKAGPGYADPEYDLSIDWLEAKARIDAAQAAWGQPQTRSRVLLVNGSPRNDGTCPGEISKTWRLLQLAREVLAGCGIETDVLDLSLLTSEYGRHIHPCKGCVSTAMPLCHWPCSCYPNHSMRQTGDWMNEIYERWVAAHGVILFTPTHWYQAASPLKLMIDRLVCADGGNPDPTSTHGKKPEEAKALELEGWGYPKHLGGRVYGVVVHGDVAGAESVRRNLSDWLDWMGLVDAGPQARFDRYIGYYEPYATSHDALDADADVQEEVRNVARAVALAVGEMRTGKLQSPDRGLKQPRPK